TATGATAAGGGATATGCTGGTTCGAATCCAGTCGTGGGTACAAAGTATTTTTTATAGTAGAAAGTTGAAATTTAAAAATCAAAGAATACTTTTTTTATTTATATAAATAACCTATTTTTATTTTTAATGAAGGAAAAATCCATTTATTTATTTTAGATATATATATACATACAATCTATATTTTTAATCACAATTATTAGATCTTCGGATTATACATACTTACTTATGGAGATCTAATATTATTATATATCCTACACCAATCATAAATTGAATGATTTATAATGAATGAATTTATTAGCTTCTTTTTATGAATTATTATTTTTTATACGAAAATGATTCCTTCCTTACCAAAAATTCCATTTTTTTTATTGGATTGTTTAAAAATTCAATTTTATAAAATTTTTACTTTACTAATAAATATTATAATGAATTTTATTTCATGAAATGACTCCGGATCCTATTAATTCTTTATCAATATACCAAGCTGCAAATTGTCCTTCGTTTATAGCACATTGCATTTTTTCAAACTCTATAAACATTCCTTTTTTTATTTTGTATAAAAATGCTTTTTGCAATGGTTGTCTATAACGAATTCTACAAAAAACCTCCATTTTATTTTCATCTAAAATGGAAAGATCATCTCTGATCCAATGAATATCTTTTTCTTTAATAAATAAAGATTTTTTATATAGACCAGGATGATTGTTTCCCATTCCTGTATAAACAATATTTTTTTTAATATCTTTTTCAATAACAAAAAGTGCTTTTTTATATCCTCCTAAAGAAAGACCTTTACGTTGTCCTTTTGTAAAAAAGGGTGCTCCTTGATGATATCCAATTAATTTACCATCTGATTTTTTATATTTTCTTTTTCTAGATAAAAAAAATAATTCTTCTTTTTTTGAAAAAAAAAATCTATTTTTTTTATTATATATTGAGGATCTTGAATTAATATTAATGATTTCTCCTTTTTTAGGAAGTATTTTTTGTTGAAGAAATTTGGATAAATTAATTTTTCCAACAAAACATAATCCTTGAGAATCTTTTTTAGATGCATTACACAATTTATTTTTTTCTGCTATTTTTCGTACTTGATTTTTTGTAAATGAACCTAATGGAAATAGAGATTTTTCTAATTGATATTGCGTTAATTGACATAAGAAATATGATTGATCTTTATTAGAATCTTTTCCAATCAAAAGACGATAGATAATTTTATTATTTTTTATAATTATTTTTTTATTAACATAATGACCTGTAGCAATAAAATCTGCTCCTAAATCCATGGCTTTTTTTAAAAAAATATTAAATTTTATTTCTCGATTACATAATATATCTGGATTAGGAGTAGTTCCATATTTATATCCATGAAACATATAATTTATAATGTATTTTTTGTATTCTTTTTTCATTTCCACTACTTGGAAAGGTATTTTTAATTTTTGAGAAACTAACATAGCATAAATACTATCTTCTTCCCAAAAACATTGATTGGAATTGATACTAGAATTATCCCAATTATTCATAAATAGACCAATTACTTCATAACCTTTTTTTTTAAGAAGTAAAGCTGCAACACTAGAATCCACACCTCCTGAAAGACCTACTACTACTCTTTTCATAAGAAAAAGGAATCTTTTATTTATAATAATAACTAAATTAATGATTATATATAAAATATTTTCTATTATGAAAACATTTCTCTAACACGATCAAAAAAAGATTTTTCTGAATTTCCAGGATGAGGAAGAAAATTTTCATTTTTTCTCATTTTTTCGAAAAAATTTCTTTGTTCTTCATTAATTTTTTTAGGTGTCCAAACATTTACATGAATGAAAAGACTTCCATATCCATATCCTTCAATATTAGGTAACCCCTTATTTTTTAATCTCAGAGTTTTTCCTGATTGTGTTCCAGGATCTATTTTAATACGAGCCTTTCCATTAATAGTAGGAACTTCTTTTGAAGCTCCTAATATAGCATCTGTAAATGATATGTATAAATCATAATGAAGATTATTCCCCTCTCTTTTTAATTTAGGATGAGATATTTCTTCAATCAATACTATCAAATCTCCGGGAATTCCGTTAAATGGAGCTTCATTCCCTTTTTCAGATACTTTTAGTTGAATACCTTCTGTAAGTCCTGCTGGTATTTGTATATTAACTAATTCTTCTTCTTTAATCAATCCATGTTTATTTGCACCATATGGAATTTTTTCAATATTTTTTCCAGTTCCAGAACATATGTTACATTGAGATGTTGTTTGCATTCTTCCTAAAATAGTATTAGCTATACGTGTTATTTGACCTGTCCCATTACAAGGAGAACAATTTTTAAAATGTACTCCTTTAGCGACTTTCATTCTTCTTACTTTTACTTTTTTTTCTATTCCATTAGCTATTTCTTCTAATGTAAGTTTGACTCTAATTCTAAGATCACTTCCCTTAATAGTTTGGTGTCTTGTAGATTTTCCAAATCCAAAACTAGAAAATCCTTCACCAAATGCATCCGCAAAAATATCTCCAAAATTTGTAAAAATATCTTCCATATTCATTCCTGATCCACTAGAGCTACTCCCTTTTACACCGGAATGTCCAAATTTATCATAACGTTGTTTTTTTTCTGGATTGCTTAATATTTCATAAGCTTCCGCAGCTTCTTTAAATTTTTCTTCTGCATTTTTTTTATTATCCGGATTTTTATCTGGATGATATTTAATTGCTAATTTTCGATAAGCTTTTTTAATTTCTTCTGAAGAAGCATTTCTAGAAATATTTAATACTTCGTAATAATCTTTTTTCATTATGAAGATAAAAGTTGATTATTTACCGGTAATGACTTTAGCATGTCGTATGACTTTTTCCTGAAGGATATATCCAGATTCTATAATTTCTATTACTTTTCCTTTTAAATTTTCTGTTAAAACTGGTATTTGTGTAATTGCTTCATGAAAATCTGTATTAAAATCATCTCCTTTTTTGATTTGAATTTTATTCAATCCTTTTTCTTTTAAAATTTTAATAAATTTCCCCTGTATTAAAGAAATTCCTTGAATTATAAGTTCATCTTTTGACTTTTTAAGTTCTTTAAGACCTCGTTCAAAATCATCTAAAATTGGAATTAAATCTATAATAATTTGTTGATGAATAGTTCTAAATAGATCTAAACTTTCTTTTTTAATACGTTTTTTATAATTTTCAAATTCTGCAAAAATACGTAAAAATTTATCTTTTTCTTTTTCTAATTTTTTTTTTAAAATTTCTATTTCCTTTAATGGATTTTCGTCCATTTTTTCTTTTAATGGATTTTCGTCCATTTTTTCCTTTAATGAATTTTCATCCATTTTTTCCTTTAATGAATTTTCATCCATTTTTTCCTTTAATGAATTTTCATCCATTTTTTCCTTTAATGAATTTTCATCCATTTTTTCCTTTTTATATAGATCATTCGTAGATGGAATTTTATCCTTTTTTTCAAATTTTTTTTGATTCATATTCATAAAATAAAAAATATTTACATAGTAATTCTATGCTCTAAAAGCAAATTTTTTGCCATATTTTACAATTGTGTCATTATGACAGGTAATAGATCCAATATAATTTTCATGAAGGATTAAATTTCAAGGTTTTTCGAATATTATTCAATCTTTCAAAAGCAATATTTTTGGCTTTTTTAGCACCTGAATCAAGGATACGATCTAATAAATATTTCTTTTTTATTAAAGAAAAAAAATTTTTTCTTTCAACTGAAAATTTTTTTATTATACATTCATATAAAGCTATTTTAGCCTCTAAATATCCATATCCCCCCTTTATATATTTTTTTCTCATTTCTTCTACTCTATCTATAGGAGCTAGTAATTTATACAAATACATTATAGAATTTTTATCTGGATTTTTTTTTTCGTTTAAAGACTTATTATCTGTATGAATACTCATAATTTGTTTTTTTAAAATTTCGTCTGAAGAAAATATATCAATCCAATTCATTTTTGATTTACTCATTTTTTTTCCATCTGTACCAGGAATAGACATAGTTTCTTTTTTAAGAAATGCTTCAGGTAATACAAATATTTTTTCCCCTATTCTTTTATTAAAACGATTAGCTATGTAACGTGCTATTTCTACATGTTGTAGTTGATCTTTTCCTACAGGAATTATTTTTGCATTATAGAGTAATATATCAGCTGCCATTAAAATAGGATAAGAAAATACTCCTACATTAATTTTTTCATTATTTTTCATTTTTTTTTTAAATGAATGAGCTAATGTAAGTCTTTGATAGGGAAAAAAACAATTTAAATACCAAGCAAGTTCAGTAACTTCTGAAACGTCTGATTGTCTATAAAGTATACTTTTTTCTGTATTTAATCCAAAAGCTAACCATGCTGCCGTAATTTGATAGGTATTATGACGGATAGTTTCTAGATTTTTTATTTCTATCAGTGAATGTAAATCTGCTACAAATATGTACGAAGAATATTTGGAATTATTAGCTATATTTATAGATGGAATGATAACTCCTAAAATATTTCCTAAATGAGGAATTCCAGTGCTTTGAATTCCTGTTAACATATTTTTATTCATATAAGAATCGTTTTATTCAATATTATATTTATATTAACAAATGTAATTAATAAATGAAATGTCATTCATTAATATGGATTTTTACTTTTTTATTTTTTAGATTAAGGCTTCCAATCCACTAATGATTTCCAGGATTTCTTTAGTAATATTAGTTTGCCTTTCTTTGTTATAATTTAACATAAGATTTCTTTTAATATCATTAGCGTTTTCTGTAGCTTTATGCATAGATATCATACGTGAAGTATGTTCAGAAGTATATGATTCTAACAAACTTTTAAATATTTTTACGCTAATAAGTTTTGGAATCATATGATTTAAAATTATCATATTAGATGGTTCTAAAATAGAATATTCATATTCTGATAATTTTTTATTACTAAAAGTAGGAATAGAAATTGGAAGAATTTTTTCAACAATTACCTCTTGAAATAAAGTATTTTTTAGATAATTATATATCAAGTATATAGAAGAAATTTTTTTAGATAAAAAATCTTCAATAATTTTTTTTACAAAAAAATATATATTAGAAAAATTATTTACAAAATTTTTTTTATATTCATATAAAGTATATTTTTTTGATAATAAATAATCAAACCCTTTCTTTCCAATAGAAAAAAAAATATATTCATTTTTTATGGAATTCTCTTTTTTTTGAATTATTTCATTAATTTTATCAAAAATTAAGGAATTAAATGAACCACATAACCCACGGTTAGAAGTAATTACGATAAATAATGTATTTTTTTTGGATGAAAAAAAATAATTGTTATTTTTTA
The nucleotide sequence above comes from Blattabacterium clevelandi. Encoded proteins:
- the atpG gene encoding ATP synthase F1 subunit gamma translates to MSNTKEIKNRILSIASIIKTTEAMKMISIIKLRKSKESLIHFKKYSQHIEQLFKNILFSFHENIEILKNNNYFFSSKKNTLFIVITSNRGLCGSFNSLIFDKINEIIQKKENSIKNEYIFFSIGKKGFDYLLSKKYTLYEYKKNFVNNFSNIYFFVKKIIEDFLSKKISSIYLIYNYLKNTLFQEVIVEKILPISIPTFSNKKLSEYEYSILEPSNMIILNHMIPKLISVKIFKSLLESYTSEHTSRMISMHKATENANDIKRNLMLNYNKERQTNITKEILEIISGLEALI
- the dnaJ gene encoding molecular chaperone DnaJ; the protein is MMKKDYYEVLNISRNASSEEIKKAYRKLAIKYHPDKNPDNKKNAEEKFKEAAEAYEILSNPEKKQRYDKFGHSGVKGSSSSGSGMNMEDIFTNFGDIFADAFGEGFSSFGFGKSTRHQTIKGSDLRIRVKLTLEEIANGIEKKVKVRRMKVAKGVHFKNCSPCNGTGQITRIANTILGRMQTTSQCNICSGTGKNIEKIPYGANKHGLIKEEELVNIQIPAGLTEGIQLKVSEKGNEAPFNGIPGDLIVLIEEISHPKLKREGNNLHYDLYISFTDAILGASKEVPTINGKARIKIDPGTQSGKTLRLKNKGLPNIEGYGYGSLFIHVNVWTPKKINEEQRNFFEKMRKNENFLPHPGNSEKSFFDRVREMFS
- the trpS gene encoding tryptophan--tRNA ligase: MNKNMLTGIQSTGIPHLGNILGVIIPSINIANNSKYSSYIFVADLHSLIEIKNLETIRHNTYQITAAWLAFGLNTEKSILYRQSDVSEVTELAWYLNCFFPYQRLTLAHSFKKKMKNNEKINVGVFSYPILMAADILLYNAKIIPVGKDQLQHVEIARYIANRFNKRIGEKIFVLPEAFLKKETMSIPGTDGKKMSKSKMNWIDIFSSDEILKKQIMSIHTDNKSLNEKKNPDKNSIMYLYKLLAPIDRVEEMRKKYIKGGYGYLEAKIALYECIIKKFSVERKNFFSLIKKKYLLDRILDSGAKKAKNIAFERLNNIRKTLKFNPS
- a CDS encoding nucleotide exchange factor GrpE, whose translation is MNMNQKKFEKKDKIPSTNDLYKKEKMDENSLKEKMDENSLKEKMDENSLKEKMDENSLKEKMDENPLKEKMDENPLKEIEILKKKLEKEKDKFLRIFAEFENYKKRIKKESLDLFRTIHQQIIIDLIPILDDFERGLKELKKSKDELIIQGISLIQGKFIKILKEKGLNKIQIKKGDDFNTDFHEAITQIPVLTENLKGKVIEIIESGYILQEKVIRHAKVITGK
- the mnmA gene encoding tRNA 2-thiouridine(34) synthase MnmA; translated protein: MKRVVVGLSGGVDSSVAALLLKKKGYEVIGLFMNNWDNSSINSNQCFWEEDSIYAMLVSQKLKIPFQVVEMKKEYKKYIINYMFHGYKYGTTPNPDILCNREIKFNIFLKKAMDLGADFIATGHYVNKKIIIKNNKIIYRLLIGKDSNKDQSYFLCQLTQYQLEKSLFPLGSFTKNQVRKIAEKNKLCNASKKDSQGLCFVGKINLSKFLQQKILPKKGEIININSRSSIYNKKNRFFFSKKEELFFLSRKRKYKKSDGKLIGYHQGAPFFTKGQRKGLSLGGYKKALFVIEKDIKKNIVYTGMGNNHPGLYKKSLFIKEKDIHWIRDDLSILDENKMEVFCRIRYRQPLQKAFLYKIKKGMFIEFEKMQCAINEGQFAAWYIDKELIGSGVIS